The Osmerus eperlanus chromosome 22, fOsmEpe2.1, whole genome shotgun sequence genome window below encodes:
- the LOC134008496 gene encoding protein FAM83B-like: MESSLSCLSSLKEEVTAGEFIQPHYKESYRLAIYALVNSGRNAYQEYLKAENIFDFLSEEELLFIQENAMLPAPDDDLEVNNETEEKSPSTYFPTESDEEVPDLELGWPEINHENTETNISLIFNPPRQSSPTIKEVIRKQIQEARQVIAIAMDVFTDVDIFKELISATFRGVVVYILLDDIQFKSFHTMAERSGVCIKDLKNVRVRTVKGQQYQCRSGAKFNGALEQKFILVDCRTVLYGTYSFMWSYEKINLSMVLVITGQLVGSYDEEFRRLFARSTLPAALSQESVFLREPVSVYNPNSSHTSLHLIHMRYRTQTTGLSTFMGQHKDERYDGPMLTRGLSMQDRLHHSHHTESGQLLRGHSYTGELQKGNSTTQLRTRDIGAYCVPQRQRPNQCSSNDAQTGKMNQLLHTQRTCYSTDKYVLPFNSETSLNRWKIDSYLNNSDHTLAESIESLHHTDTLPEINRNPIPPSRMKSSLIFNSYLQERLKSPIHMCEDTQMLPHSIQSVSADKQPQLPTPIRWMDNQTRMEQLRLENKNYLHQQRDFATNNHISGQSQESLKSAFSAVERHIEKPTVNILEKSYSINELENSSAHSFKPEPSSHGHGFTSGDQPDDQNRLIETERNQKFTTDLTESHRSISHYDIKTISEKRHPESLDWHQPPTRTTSTTDLGILMTKPSLKSSNFRPTCLNVQDSRIMMSLIGIPEEKEGHVSGSIVTSNQLGSYSSLVSLADDRGMSVKEDKPLHVMNSIRSKTAEESQHIKAERVVMVEKAIPEQDNPLQRKNSMRLKLSAIFRSDEQSKEEPTVQRKNSMRSGTSSGSKHGMVLADSDKEQQNCSDSRAKLFSNPIGNSNVDQDSLGSRITLPDPIRKKAYSRFEHFLSVEKRPSEHPMPNNREVPSSEKNKNTFLSGSGQGSVSAAGNYTNYQTQTSTENKFGRFMQRVGNLISKNK; this comes from the exons ATGGAGTCCAGTCTTTCTTGTCTGTCATCATTGAAAGAGGAGGTGACTGCAGGGGAATTCATTCAGCCACACTACAAGGAGTCCTATCGGCTTGCCATCTATGCCCTAGTCAACAGTGGAAGAAATGCTTATCAAGAGTATCTGAAAGCTGAGAACATTTTTGACTTTCTATCAGAAGAGGAACTGCTCTTTATTCAAGAAAATGCAATGTTACCGGCTCCCGATGATGACTTGGAAGTTAACAATGAAACTGAAGAAAAAAGTCCATCAACGTATTTTCCCACAGAGTCGGATGAGGAGGTGCCTGACCTCGAACTTGGATGGCCTGAGATTAACCATGAGAACACAGAAACAAATATCAGCCTGATTTTCAATCCACCCAGACAAAGCTCACCAACTATCAAAGAGGTGATTCGTAAACAAATCCAAGAGGCAAGACAG GTCATTGCAATAGCAATGGATGTCTTCACTGATGTAGACATCTTCAAGGAGCTTATCAGTGCCACATTTAGAGGGGTGGTCGTCTACATTCTTCTGGATGATATCCAATTCAAAAGTTTCCACACTATGGCTGAGAGGTCAGGCGTTTGTATCAAAGATCTCAAG AACGTCCGAGTTCGAACTGTAAAAGGTCAGCAATATCAGTGTCGGTCTGGAGCAAAGTTTAATGGAGCTTTGGAACAGAAGTTCATACTGGTGGATTGCAGAACAGTGTTGTATGGGACGTACAG CTTCATGTGGTCCTATGAAAAGATCAACCTCAGCATGGTTCTAGTGATCACTGGGCAACTTGTGGGGTCATATGATGAGGAGTTCAGAAGACTATTTGCCCGCTCTACTCTTCCAGCTGCACTTTCTCAGGAAAGTGTGTTCCTTAGGGAACCAGTGTCAGTGTACAACCCTAACTCCAGTCATACCTCACTCCATCTGATTCACATGAGATATAGAACACAGACAACAGGTTTGAGTACCTTTATGGGACAACACAAGGATGAAAGATACGATGGGCCCATGTTAACCAGAGGCTTAAGCATGCAAGACAGACTGCATCACTCTCACCATACAGAGTCTGGGCAACTGCTGAGAGGGCACAGCTATACTGGAGAGCTGCAGAAAGGTAATTCAACAACTCAACTGAGGACAAGAGATATTGGGGCTTACTGTGTCCCTCAGAGACAAAGGCCCAACCAATGTAGTAGCAACGACGCACAGACAGGCAAGATGaatcagcttctccacacacagaGGACTTGCTATAGCACTGACAAGTATGTGCTTCCCTTCAACTCAGAGACCTCTCTAAACAGGTGGAAGATTGACTCATACCTCAATAACAGTGACCACACATTGGCTGAATCAATTGAAAGCCTGCATCATACGGACACACTGCCAGAGATTAATAGGAACCCAATCCCACCATCCCGTATGAAATCATCATTGATTTTCAATAGCTATCTGCAAGAACGATTGAAATCACCCATACACATGTGTGAGGACACGCAAATGTTACCACATAGTATTCAAAGTGTCTCGGCTGACAAACAACCACAACTGCCAACGCCTATTAGGTGGATGGACAACCAGACTAGAATGGAACAGTTAAGGCTGGAAAACAAAAATTATTTGCACCAGCAAAGAGATTTTGCCACTAATAATCATATTTCTGGGCAAAGTCAAGAGTCTCTCAAGTCTGCATTTTCAGCTGTAGAGAGACATATAGAGAAGCCAACAGTAAACATTCTGgaaaagagttacagtataAATGAGTTGGAAAACAGCTCAGCTCACAGTTTTAAACCGGAGCCATCTAGCCATGGACATGGCTTCACTTCAGGAGATCAACCTGATGATCAGAACAGATTGATAGAGACTGAAAGAAACCAGAAATTTACAACAGATCTTACAGAGAGCCACCGAAGTATCTCTCATTATGACATCAAGACCATATCAGAAAAAAGGCATCCTGAGTCATTAGATTGGCACCAGCCTCCGACAAGGACAACATCAACAACTGACCTGGGAATACTGATGACGAAGCCTTCACTTAAATCCTCAAACTTCAGACCCACCTGTCTTAATGTGCAGGACTCTAGAATTATGATGTCTTTGATTGGCATtccagaggagaaagagggccaTGTAAGTGGTAGTATTGTTACTTCTAACCAGCTGGGCAGCTACTCAAGTTTAGTTTCTCTCGCAGATGACAGAGGAATGTCAGTGAAAGAGGATAAACCACTTCATGTGATGAATTCAATCAGATCCAAGACCGCTGAAGAATCCCAGCATATAAAGGCTGAGAGGGTAGTAATGGTAGAAAAAGCAATACCTGAGCAAGATAATCCTCTTCAGAGGAAGAATTCAATGAGATTAAAACTTTCTGCTATTTTTCGATCCGATGAACAATCCAAAGAGGAGCCAACAGTCCAAAGAAAGAACTCTATGAGGTCAGGAACTTCATCTGGATCAAAGCATGGTATGGTTCTTGCTGACAGTGATAAGGAGCAACAAAACTGTTCTGACTCAAGAGCCAAATTATTTTCTAATCCAATTGGTAATTCAAACGTAGATCAGGACAGTCTGGGTTCTAGAATCACTCTTCCAGACCCTATAAGGAAGAAGGCTTACAGCAGATTTGAACATTTTCTGTCAGTTGAAAAAAGACCTTCAGAACATCCAATGCCAAACAACAGAGAAGTACCTTCCTCAGAAAAGAACAAAAACACGTTTTTAAGTGGCTCAGGACAAGGTTCTGTTTCTGCTGCAGGCAACTATACAAACTACCAGACCCAAACGTCTACTGAAAATAAGTTTGGAAGATTCATGCAACGAGTAGGAAATCTCATCAGCAAGAATAAGTAA